The window NNNNNNNNNNNNNNNNNNNNNNNNNNNNNNNNNNNNNNNNNNNNNNNNNNNNNNNNNNNNNNNNNNNNNNNNNNNNNNNNNNNNNNNNNNNNNNNNNNNNNNNNNNNNNNNNNNNNNNNNNNNNNNNNNNNNNNNNNNNNNNNNNNNNNNNNNNNNNNNNNNNNNNNNNNNNNNNNNNNNNNNNNNNNNNNNNNNNNNNNNNNNNNNNNNNNNNNNNNNNNNNNNNNNNNNNNNNNNNNNNNNNNNNNNNNNNNNNNNNNNNNNNNNNNNNNNNNNNNNNNNNNNNNNNNNNNNNNNNNNNNNNNNNNNNNNNNNNNNNNNNNNNNNNNNNNNNNNNNNNNNNNNNNNNNNNNNNNNNNNNNNNNNNNNNNNNNNTTAAAACCccagaagaagaaactcaagtAGCACTCATATTATTAGGGTTTAACTCAGCACAAGATACAACACACAGTCACAGGCTATAAAGCGTcctcttctctgtttcctttaatttccaataaaattgaaaacagaTCCGGTTAGcttggtttattttggtttactcCGGTTTATTGTGTATGAGAaaaagacagaaacaaaaaaaaaaactgatgaaatatgaaataaaaaataataatccgGCCATTGTTACTTGAGAGATCACTTGCTGGTGCTATCATAAGCCTTTTTCCTGGCTAGTGACGAAGAGTATCAACATGCGTTCCATGATCAAattggtgttgtttgtgttgttggttcTTGCTCGTCACTCTCAATCTTTGTCAAAGCAACATCCTACTATCGATAGTCTGCTTGACCGTTTAGATTCTCTACGACCAATTCGGTCTGTACAAGAATCAGCAGCTAAGGGTCTATTGCAAAGACTGCTTTCCAACCATTTTCATAGCTTTGATTTCAGAATTATCTCAAAGGTTCTTCCTTTTTTGCCTTTAACCCTGTTATGTTAGAGTTAGATTTTACAGTTActgattgtttttttggtttcaatagGATGTTTGTGGTGGCAGTAGCTGCTTTCTAATTGAGAACTATGATGGCCCGGGACGAATTGGACCTGATATTGTGTAAGTATATTTCTTGATGAGGGTTTACCTGATATTATTCTCTTCCAAGTTTTGTTCATTTCTAACTTGTATTTCAGGATTAAAGGCACAACTGGAGTTGAGATTGCTTCTGGGCTCCATTGGTATTTGAAGTATAAATGTAATGCTCATGTTTCTTGGGACAAGACTGGTGGCATTCAGATTGCCTCTGTTCCACAGCCTGGACATCTACCTCGTCTAGATTCTAAGGGCATCTTGATTAGGCGTCCTGTCCCTTGGAACTATTACCAAAATGTTGTTACATCTAGCTGTAAGACATATACACGTCTTggaatcaaaattttctcttttgtcaatGGTCATGTAATGATACACTCACATCACATTTTCTGCTCCTGGTTCTGCTTTCTTGTTTACTTCTAGATTCATATGTTTGGTGGGAATGGGAGAgatgggagagagagattgacTGGATGGCATTGCAAGGAATTAACTTGCCTCTAGCATTCACTGGTCAAGAAGCTATTTGGCAAAAGGTTTTCAAGGTAACTCTTGGATTCCTATTCTCGGCAGATTGCAATCAGGGAATGAAATACTTTTAAACAGTCCGTGATAGTAATTGTTCGCTTTGAAGTTATCGGCTATTGCATTCTTTATATTGGATATAAGTTTAGATATACTAACCAAGTTCTATATCATTCTTTTTTAGAGGTTCAATATCAGCAAAGTAGACCTTGATGACTATTTTGGTGGACCAGCGTTTCTAGCTTGGGCTCGTATGGGAAATCTGCACGCGTAAGTTACCTGATCTCTGATAATTTCAGGCTCCTATAGCCAATGCTCCCTCTGAGCTAGATATATCGTTCGTTTTTGGAACTCACATAATCTATATCTTTCTACTTCACAGGTGGGGTGGTCCATTATCGAAAAACTGGTTAGGTGACCAGTTGCTTTTGCAGAAACGGATACTTTCTCGAATGATGGAGCTTGGCATGACTCCAGGTCCAATGAACAATCACTTTATTCTGTTTGAAAATACTTTATAGATTGTTCTCATAGCATCTTATATTCGGTGCTTCCTCCTTTCGTAGTACTTCCATCATTCTCTGGCAACGTTCCATCAGCTTTGAAAAAGATATATCCCGGGGCAAATATAACTCGACTTGATAATTGGTAGGTTTTCCCATCGTAAATCATGCCCTCAAAAGTTTTGAACACCATGGATCAAACTTTTTTAGCTGTGTGATGAGAAAGCATATATATACTAGCATTTTACTGTTTTACCTTGTGTTTCCTTTCTTCTCAGGAACACGGTGGATGGTGATCCTCGCTGGTGCTGCACATACCTTCTGAATCCTTCTGATCCTCTCTTCATCGACATTTGAGAGGCTTTTATCAAGCAACAAATTGAAGGTACCCTGAAGCTATTTATGTTTTCACAATCTTGGAAATTATCTAATCCATTGAAAGCCATTTTCTCAAATTAAACACATAGTAATAAAGATCCCACCTGATCACAGTCTGTTTTATATAATTAGacgtatatatatgtctttaatTTTACCTTGTTAATGTCTCAGAATATGGAGAGATTACAAACATTTATAACTGGTAATTATCTTCAGTTTGGACCTAGAGGTAAATTATTTGTTGCAACTTTTTCTAGTTATTTTGGACCCAGGTGAGTATTGGTCAATATGCATGACTCAAAAACCCAACTCTCTTCGTATGGGATAATGATGATACTAATCTCACTTGTGTTAATGCAGTGATACATTCAATGAGAATACTCCTCCCACAAGTGAACCTGAATATATATCTTCACTAGGAGCTGCAGTGTACAAAGCAATgtcaaaaggaaacaagaacGCTGTATGGTTAATGCAAGTATGTATTCTTTTCCGTTTTGTTCTCAGTGGCATACGTTTTTTAGGAtgctatattaaaaattgtaaacacACAGTTTTAATATTGAAGTAACAGCAATCTAGAATGATGGGGCAGGGAAATCTACATTTCTGAATGCCTTCTTACTTGAGACCCACCTTTGTGCAGGGTTGGCTTTTTAGTTCTGACTCAAAATTCTGGAAGCCGCCTCAGATGAAAGTAAACATCCAATCTAGTATATATGACTATTGCTGATAGATTCAATATCACAGCCTCGCTTGCTTTCTGCAGGCGCTCTTACATTCNNNNNNNNNNNNNNNNNNNNNNNNNNNNNNNNNNNNNNNNNNNNNNNNNNNNNNNNNNNNACCAGTTGATGCTCGTGTGAGCAAAAATTCAACCATGGTATTTTGATGACTACATTCTCAATATATTTCACATTTTTAGTCGAACGTATACTTTGGTGAGGCCATTTTCACCGCTTAGAAACGGtatctttttatttgtgtttcaCATAGGTCGGTGTAGGAATGTGTATGGAAGGAATAGAGCAGAACCCTGTGGTTTACGAGCTAACTTCCGAAATGGCATTTCGGGATGAGAAAGTTGATGTACAGGTAATGCATACATAGTGTAAACGCTTCATGACACTTGAAAGTGTTTGCACTTTGCACAATCAGTTTcatacatttaaaatatttgtgcTTATAGAAATGGTTGAAGAGCTATGCACGCAGAAGATACATGAAAGAAAATCATCAAATCGAGGCCGCTTGGGATATTCTGTATCACACTGTCTACAATTGCACTGATGGAATTGCGGTACGTTTGTTTCGGTCACTACTGCATCAACTCTCCGGAGATCTGCTCTATAAATTCTAAGAAGCTTGCTTATATAATCGTTTGCTTTAGGATCATAACACAGATTTCATAGTCAAGCTTCCGGACTGGGATCCATCTAGTTCTATACAAGACAAATCGAAACAAACAGATTCATATATGATCTCCACTGGctcatatgaaacaaaaagaagattctTGTTTCAAGATAAGAGCTCTGGTTTGCCTAAGGCTCATTTATGGTATTCTACAAAGGAGGTGATCAAAGCTCTCAAGCTTTTCCTGGAAGCTGGGGATGATCTGTCCAGGAGCTTCACATATAGGTAGATGCAAGCAGAAAGATAGAGTATCGAGTTTCTATCATATTAATGGTTACAGATTCCATGGGTTTTGCTTTCAGGTATGACATGGTTGATTTGACGCGTCAAGTTTTATCAAAGCTAGCAAACCAGGTGTATATAGAAGCAGTGACCGCTTTTGTAAAGCAAGATGTCGGAAGCTTAAGACGATTGAGTGAGAAGTTTCTTGAGATTATAAAGGACATGGACGTTTTGCTTGCTTCGGATGATAATTTCCTTCTGGGAACATGGCTTGAGAGTGCAAAGAAGCTGGCCAGAAACAATGATGAAAGGAAACAGGTGTaacatcaattttgttttaccTGCAGGTAGAAGATTACTTTCTTATAGCTGAGTTTTTGTGTGAACAGTATGAGTGGAATGCGAGAACGCAAGTGACGATGTGGTATGACTCCAAAGATGTGAACCAGAGCAAGCTTCATGATTATGGTAAGAATTTAAAGTTACAAAGATTTTCAGTAGATAAGGCTTTATAGAAAACCGTTGTAATTTGTGcatcatcatcagcaaacaAGTTCTGGAGTGGGTTACTTCAAGACTACTACCTACCCCGAGCGACGTTGTATTTCAATGAAATGCTGAAAAGCTTACAAGATAAGAAGAAATTTAAGGTAGAAAAATGGCGAAGAGAGTGGATAATGATGTCACACAAATGGCAACAAAGTTCATCAGAGATTTATCCGGTAAAGGCAAAAGGAGATGCCTTAGCTATCTCAAGGCATCTATTGTGTAAATACTTCCCATGAGTTGTTTGCTCAGGAGTTAGCTTAAaagaatgaaataaaatgaataagGGGCTGGGTTTCTAACTTCTGCCTGAGATAAAATTGACATTTGGGTATATTTGAGAGTTAGGAGTCTGTTGTGTTAGCGTTAGAGACTCGGTGAAGGCCAGTAAAGGTTGTAACAACAAACTCTGCTTCATCTCTTCCAACAAAGATTTACTTGTCTCCATACCTGCAAGGTATCCTCCATGTACATACCCACTGAACTTTTCACTTGTGCGTTCTCCTGTGAAAAATATTCGTCCAACTGGGGCCTGCAACACCAAAACTTAGTCTTAAATGCAGTAGCGTGTGtctatgtgtgtgtgtgagtcttaatagaaacaaaaagtgTGTTGTTACCTTGATATTTTGCAGGAGCTTGTTATCAGATATCATAGGGTAATTACTGTAGCTACCGCGTTGAAACCGGTTGTTCCACCACCTGGGGACAAGAATATCGGTTGCGTAAGGAATGGTAGACCCAAACATGTCCCTGAGAACACTCATTGCCTCTTTCAGTGTCTCCTGGTCTGATTGAGCTTCTACGCGCTTAGACTGTTCATTAGTCAACGTCACCACCAGAATATTAGAACCCGGGTACGCATTTTCCATGTGCTgacaacaaataacaaagtaGCTATTAGATAAAGTCATAAAACATATAAGCAAGCTGGAGAGGAGAGAGAGCAAAGCAAGTTGTATGTATTAAGTAATACAAATGAAAAGCTAGAAGGTATGCAACTATGCATAcacattataatatttgtttgtgtactCTTGATCTCATGGACCATGCAGCTGGTTAGAGACAGTACTCAAGATAACTAAAAGCAATGATAGTTTAAATCAAAGGGACCCCAGGTGTTGTTTAATTTTAAGATTGGAGAGTGCATGTGCCACGTTTCGCCCGTAAGTGGAACGACCAAAAAGATGCATCGAGATCGACAAACAAAACTATTTCACAATTATTAAGGAAATCAACCTGCCAAAAGGTGAAGTAGCCGCGTAGTTCGTGCGCATAGATGAAAAACTCTTGACCAGGACCACAAGGCCAGAAACAATGAGGGAATTTGAGGAAGATCTTCGTGTACACCATCACGTCACATTTTTGTATAGCTTCTGTTTTCCATCtctgataacaacaacaacaacaacaacaacaaaaaaaaaacagaacaattttGGATAGTAAGATCACACGTATATAAATTGAATTCAGACTGTTACTCTTGAGTTATGTGGGTCAGGTCAACCATGCATAGCTAACCCACTGTATTGTGCAtggttttgattaaaaatatagaacacCTATTGGTTTATAATTCCTAGATTCATGCACATTGAATGATTAAAAATCTCCACCTtgtatcttttaaaatgttaaagtaaGCATAAAAGATAAGACCAATGAGTAGTTAATCACATAAACTATGAAAGTAataaagagaaggagaaagtaAACTAACGGGTAAAGGAGGCTGGAAGGAGAGAAGATTGGATTGAAGAACACCTATACTCGCAGACACAATCACATAATTAGCTTCGTATACGGAACCATCCTCTGTCTTCACCACTACCCCATTCCTAGACTGTTGCACCTCCCTAACCACCTGCATGCCATTAATTCCAACAGCTTCATTCATCacactataaaatatatatagctccGATATAGACTACTATACTAAATAATATAACACACAGCTTTCAAAGTTAAGCCAGCTGGTTTACGAGAGGCAATAAATAAAACACGCTCATTCATGCACACAAACAGACCCCACGATAATGCtttcctaaaaaaatatcaactgaAGACCAccaatacaaaaagaaaatatagctACAAGGACCTGAGGTGTAATCAATTCCACTAGAAACCAAAGGCTGAGAGAACCTTagcagcaaaaagaaaaagaaagataatgcAAATCAAATCAACCGAATAGAGTACGTAATAACAACAACTAAAAAGCAAAAGTAGCTTTCATAGAGAAAACGTCAAAACATACTCTTTTAACTCAACCTGATGACCAATGATTTTCACAGTGAAAGCTTaattaacaagaagaagaagaagaagaagaagaagaagaagaagaagaagaagaagaagaagaaagagctaTATAATTATGAACCTGGTTTAATTTGAGGCGGTTGTCCAAGATGTTTCCATGCGAGGTAAAGAGAAACTCCTCGGCCATCTTATAGAGTAAACATTCATAGCCTCTTTCATCAGCAACCAAGAACTCTCTTTCACCAAAGTCTACATAAGTTGATATTGGCTCAACCTCTGAAACATACAAGAGTTCAATATCAATCAGAAATaatagtaaattatatatatatggtgtgaAGTAATCATGTATTGTTATAGCTAGGCTCACCTGCCATCTCGAAGTCATGCAGGATAAAGTCAATGGCGAGTTCTATTGGCGTCTTCGGTGGCCTAAACACCAAATTAACAACACATTACTAGAaccgaaaaagaaaagaaaaaaagtaaggtAAAAACAGAGAGGTTAATTAAATTAAGACGCACGAAGGAACTTCTTCAGCTAATTGACCAGCACATTCATGAGCTTCAAGACTCTTTAGCTTGGAAATGGCAGAGTCAACAGCTTTCTTATACGAATCAGCTGCGATACCAGTCGGGAAGATTTCACCActgcaaaattaatttaaagaaacatataaaacatcttTGCTTTGATTCCTGAGGTGAGTGATGATCAGTAAATAGTATTAAAGAATCGTAGTAGAGGAGAGGACCTTCGATCGTAAATGTTAAAACGAGCATTGGTGTAATCGGAAAAGCAAGTACGGAGGTTAGAACGCGAGGCGAGCTCCCAAACAGGGTTGGACTCTTTACCACCGACACCTGCTATCCAACCGGCGCCTAGCTCAACCGGCACGTCACCGAAGTTTTGCTTCTGTATTCTTCCACCGATCCGATCCGTAGCCTCTAGTATCAACACGTCTTCTACTCCGTTCTCGACGAGCACCTTCGCCGCAGATATACCTGATTTTACATAtaatcagattaaaaaaaaaaaaaaatccccgttagttattatttatatatcataaagGCACgacgatatatatatagttacaacGAGACAAGTATGAGAATGGGATGGTTGATATATACGAACCGGAGATTCCGGCGCCGATGATGATGACGGAGGCGGTCGTCGACATATAAAtggttttgattgtttgttggGCGAGAGTCGAGAGTCGAGAGAGTCGAGAGAGGAGAGGTTGTTACGATTTTGTTTCACttggttttatatatagagagggaGGGATAAGAATTAAAGAGAGGAGGATTGTAATACTTTACTACTATGGAACGCGTGTGGTAGACGCGCTTACGTACACGGCTTTCTCTCTGCTGTCAGTATTAGTTACCAATTATTATTCTATGGCATGGCCATGATTTGCCaaattaaaaggtttttttttcttttacaagtgTATCAACGCAACTGCTAGGCCAGGCCTGAATAATCTTAAGCCCTAACCATATAAACATTGCTTAAGCCCAATAATGAGGGGTggaaaaatgtgatttttatatggttgaaacttgaaagttgTTGAAACGCGAATTTGAGaaagttttgtgatttttagggattggtccaagtcttttttttctttctgctcTTGGTTCAAAAAGAAAGGATACCAAACAATGTTAAagtccataaccggcccatagATGTCTAAGTCCATAAAGCCCATCAACTACTTTACTTATTTCTAGTCGGTTTTGTACTAAGGGTTTatctatccctatatatatgtactttctAATGAATGATTAATAAGAATAACAAAAGAGAATACATCCTTCGAGTATCTCTActttcacaacacgttatcagcacgactTGTTCTAAATCTCCAACTgaaaaaatccctaaaaccctaaaccgccacCACACATCATCTCCTGTTCGTTCGAAGCTCGACGATTGTTCAAATACGTGACCAGTTCGTGATCGTTGCTTGTTTGTGACCAGTCCGAGGTTCGCTGCTAGTTTGTGATCAAGCTCGAAGTTACatccgaggtctttagctcccggatcaattccagtcaaccccaaaaggtgttaaggtaaacaatCAAACCTTATAAGAACATATGAATCGAATCTGGTCCTTAAATCctataagaaccctaaaatctacaattaaacaatcaacaaacaatacCCTAAGCTTTGaaatcctaaaaccctaaaaccctaaaactttaaaatctgaTTGCTTGAGGTTTAGGATTGCTTAGATTGTTTGCAATTAAACTGATTATGATATGTTTAAAATCTGGTTGATagtgattgcttgcttgtttaaaTCGATTGATGAAAACCTTAGAActtaaaaacctaaaatcgaaaagagaaaaatattaagCTGCTTGTTCTAAGTTTTAAATCTGATTGTTCTTGGTTGTTTGTCTAAaatcaaaatcctaaaattaaatCTTCAAATCGGAATTCTAGAGAATTTTTATCTCCCTAAAACTTTGTCATTAtcctatttaaagaaaaaaggaaaatttctaaaaacttGAAATTATGTGAATATTTTCCTGTTCATACTAGAATTTATCTAGGATTGTTTTTCATGCATATCAACCACGAAAATTATTGATAAAAACATgacatgtttcggtctcaaatatcGCATGACCTAGTTTAAATTGatggcatgtttcggtctcaaataccgcatgacctagtTTAAATtgatggcatggttcggtctcaaataccgcatggcctaagacTAAAATAAAGGCATGGtttggtctcaaataccgcatggcctaagacTAAAAATAaatgcatggttcggtcttaaatactgCATGTTAATGATCAGATGCATGCTTTGTATTGTGTAGATGGCAAAGCTCAACAATCTCCAATATGTTGCCCTTAATGTCTCTGGAGACAACTACTTACAATGGGtattggacactaagatcaacctgaaatcaaaagacctatgcgaatgcattgaggatgaCAATGATTGCACTGAAAAGAATAACTACAAGGCGATCTTACATATACGCCATcatcttgctgagagtctcaagaaccagtaccttACCATAGAggatcctcttgacctttggacagagttgaaaaacagatatggacaccaaaagacggtgctcctaccaaaggctcaattcgattggaaaaacctaaggatccacgattttaaatccgtggatgagtgtaattcagagctatttaagatagtctcgatattgaaattatgtggtaaggaggttactgaggaggacgtgctagagaagacattctcaacctttcacaataataacatactgcttcagcaacagtatcgtgaaaagggttttaagacatatgcaagcctcatttattgtttgctacttgctgagcaaaacaatgagctaTTGTTGATGAACAGTGCAGTGAGGCCTTTTGGATCTACCCCCTTaccagaagctcacaaggttgacattaccaagaaagagcctaaagagcctaaGGAAACTAAAGAGTCCAACTACGTCCATAGAGACAAGTATcacggccgtggccgtggtggttGTGGCCATTACCAAGGAAACCAATATGATGGTTATAGTCGTGGGACCCGATCCGACttcggtcgtggtcgtggtagaggCCGCACaattttcaaaccgcaacacaagactaaatcggtttgtcaTCGATGTGGTATGGCAAATCATTGGGCTAAGACATGCAGGACATCTAAGCATCttattgatctctatcaagagagtttgaaaaagaatccagaagctaacctggttcatctcgatggtgagggagatttcgaccatgagaatgatgaccaattggattATGAAACTTCTGATTGGCtaagagaggataattaaattttacattggttgtattgatttattttaattatctatgtgtttatgactttgaattttattggattatgattttggtttaaattcaattattttatttccttcaatatatatttgtttgttttattcttttatgtctaaaacataattcttgtcCATATTGAGAAATGGATGAGGACAAGAATAtaattgtggtggatagtggattaagccacacaattttaaatgataagagatattttgcaaaatctcattttgaaAAATACCAATATTAGTACaatagcgggtatagcaagtttatttgaaggctacggccaggcccATATACTtttacctaatggcacacatcttgaaataagtgatgccttatattcatCCAGCTCAAAGAGGAGCTTATTAAGTTTTaaagacattcgtttgaatggtttccatgttgaaactaagggtgaaggaaaccaagagttcctatatattactgaaatcacccaagaccataagaaagtcctagagactatacccgcattatccactggtctttaccatgctaagattaatataatagaggctaatatggcaatgaacaagatgttcaatgaacaaatcactttatggcatgaccggcttggccatccgggttcgaacatgatgcgtaagctaattatgaattcaaatgggcacactctaaaagagagaagagttatccctaaaaatctcacatgtgtagcatgtacacaagggaaactcattataaggccatcactaGTCAAAGTAACTAaagagattttccacttaagactatacgtctagataatgttggtgaatttacatcccaagcgtttaatgattattgtatgtccatgggggtaagtgtggaacatcccgtggcacatgtacatacacaaaatggataaGCTGAATCATTtattaaacgtattcaattaattgctcgaccattactcatgaggtcgaagcttcctgtgttggcttggggacacgcagacatgcagcagagcttatacgcatcaggccatctagt is drawn from Camelina sativa cultivar DH55 chromosome 8, Cs, whole genome shotgun sequence and contains these coding sequences:
- the LOC104705623 gene encoding polyamine oxidase 1; the protein is MSTTASVIIIGAGISGISAAKVLVENGVEDVLILEATDRIGGRIQKQNFGDVPVELGAGWIAGVGGKESNPVWELASRSNLRTCFSDYTNARFNIYDRSGEIFPTGIAADSYKKAVDSAISKLKSLEAHECAGQLAEEVPSPPKTPIELAIDFILHDFEMAEVEPISTYVDFGEREFLVADERGYECLLYKMAEEFLFTSHGNILDNRLKLNQVVREVQQSRNGVVVKTEDGSVYEANYVIVSASIGVLQSNLLSFQPPLPRWKTEAIQKCDVMVYTKIFLKFPHCFWPCGPGQEFFIYAHELRGYFTFWQHMENAYPGSNILVVTLTNEQSKRVEAQSDQETLKEAMSVLRDMFGSTIPYATDILVPRWWNNRFQRGSYSNYPMISDNKLLQNIKAPVGRIFFTGERTSEKFSGYVHGGYLAGMETSKSLLEEMKQSLLLQPLLAFTESLTLTQQTPNSQIYPNVNFISGRS